The Humulus lupulus chromosome 3, drHumLupu1.1, whole genome shotgun sequence genome window below encodes:
- the LOC133823492 gene encoding histone-lysine N-methyltransferase ATXR4 isoform X3, translating to MSNWTFLRHSRSCHSRFKTQRFQNNERLASSFSTSGEGRAANEIPVQAAPPPVRVELTESSGRGVFAIRKIGAGELLHTAKPLVSYPSLSTIQRAFLGVEVKADWVAFNDYCRSLGLKYPLLVKRFACMVISGAASANLLDILQPAILSPRMTSEMEEGFGLLKSAFKVANFPDEKMAFLTKQWYTGILARIRINAFRIECAGGLNEDLLQSAAASVETEAAVGNAVYMLPSFYNHDCDPNAHILWIENVDAKLMALRDVEEGEELRICYIDTSMDRGARQTFLSQGFGFHCTCLRCMSGD from the exons ATGTCAAACTGGACCTTTCTCCGCCACAGCCGTAGCTGTCATTCGCGGTTTAAAACGCAGCGTTTTCAAAACAACGAACGTCTAGCATCGTCGTTCTCCACTTCCGGCGAGGGCCGAGCTGCGAATGAGATTCCAGTCCAAGCAGCACCGCCCCCAGTCCGGGTCGAGCTCACCGAGTCATCCGGGCGAGGAGTGTTCGCGATTAGGAAAATTGGCGCCGGAGAGCTCTTACACACAGCCAAACCCCTCGTGTCTTACCCCTCTCTCTCTACCATCCAAAGG GCTTTCCTTGGTGTCGAGGTCAAAGCAGATTGGGTAGCCTTTAATGACTATTGCCG GTCTCTTGGTTTAAAATATCCACTCCTAGTAAAGCGGTTTGCATGTATGGTCATATCAGGAGCCGCATCTGCTAACCTTCTTGACATACTTCAGCCTGCTATCTTATCTCCTCGGATGACTTCAGAG ATGGAAGAAGGTTTTGGCCTGCTGAAGAGTGCCTTCAAAGTGGCAAATTTTCCTGATGAAAAGATGGCAT TTTTGACCAAGCAATGGTACACTGGAATTCTTGCACGGATTCGAATTAATGCATTTCGTATTGAGTGTGCTGGAGGACTTAATGAAGATCTTCTCCAATCAGCTGCAGCCTCTGTAGAAACTGAAGCTGCTGTCGGAAATGCCGTTTATATGCTTCCCTCATTCTATAATCACGACTGTG ATCCAAACGCCCACATCTTATGGATAGAGAATGTAGATGCAAAATTGATGGCTCTGCGTGATGTGGAGGAAG gTGAAGAACTTCGGATATGCTACATAGATACTAGTATGGATCGCGGTGCTCGTCAAACTTTCCTGTCCCAAGGGTTTGGTTTTCATTGCACTTGTCTAAGGTGTATGTCTGGTGATTAA
- the LOC133823492 gene encoding histone-lysine N-methyltransferase ATXR4 isoform X1 produces the protein MSNWTFLRHSRSCHSRFKTQRFQNNERLASSFSTSGEGRAANEIPVQAAPPPVRVELTESSGRGVFAIRKIGAGELLHTAKPLVSYPSLSTIQRVCYFCLRKLKNTANDQSQSVAFCSENCENQAKVVIFRHKMNLFQTLLYFQAFLGVEVKADWVAFNDYCRSLGLKYPLLVKRFACMVISGAASANLLDILQPAILSPRMTSEMEEGFGLLKSAFKVANFPDEKMAFLTKQWYTGILARIRINAFRIECAGGLNEDLLQSAAASVETEAAVGNAVYMLPSFYNHDCDPNAHILWIENVDAKLMALRDVEEGEELRICYIDTSMDRGARQTFLSQGFGFHCTCLRCMSGD, from the exons ATGTCAAACTGGACCTTTCTCCGCCACAGCCGTAGCTGTCATTCGCGGTTTAAAACGCAGCGTTTTCAAAACAACGAACGTCTAGCATCGTCGTTCTCCACTTCCGGCGAGGGCCGAGCTGCGAATGAGATTCCAGTCCAAGCAGCACCGCCCCCAGTCCGGGTCGAGCTCACCGAGTCATCCGGGCGAGGAGTGTTCGCGATTAGGAAAATTGGCGCCGGAGAGCTCTTACACACAGCCAAACCCCTCGTGTCTTACCCCTCTCTCTCTACCATCCAAAGGGTCTGTTATTTCTGTCTCAGAAAGCTTAAAAATACTGCCAATGATCAATCTCAAAGTGTTGCTTTTTGTAGCGAGAACTGCGAAAATCAAGCTAAG GTCGTCATATTTCGTCACAAAATGAACTTATTTCAAACTTTGCTTTATTTTCAGGCTTTCCTTGGTGTCGAGGTCAAAGCAGATTGGGTAGCCTTTAATGACTATTGCCG GTCTCTTGGTTTAAAATATCCACTCCTAGTAAAGCGGTTTGCATGTATGGTCATATCAGGAGCCGCATCTGCTAACCTTCTTGACATACTTCAGCCTGCTATCTTATCTCCTCGGATGACTTCAGAG ATGGAAGAAGGTTTTGGCCTGCTGAAGAGTGCCTTCAAAGTGGCAAATTTTCCTGATGAAAAGATGGCAT TTTTGACCAAGCAATGGTACACTGGAATTCTTGCACGGATTCGAATTAATGCATTTCGTATTGAGTGTGCTGGAGGACTTAATGAAGATCTTCTCCAATCAGCTGCAGCCTCTGTAGAAACTGAAGCTGCTGTCGGAAATGCCGTTTATATGCTTCCCTCATTCTATAATCACGACTGTG ATCCAAACGCCCACATCTTATGGATAGAGAATGTAGATGCAAAATTGATGGCTCTGCGTGATGTGGAGGAAG gTGAAGAACTTCGGATATGCTACATAGATACTAGTATGGATCGCGGTGCTCGTCAAACTTTCCTGTCCCAAGGGTTTGGTTTTCATTGCACTTGTCTAAGGTGTATGTCTGGTGATTAA
- the LOC133823492 gene encoding histone-lysine N-methyltransferase ATXR4 isoform X2, whose translation MSNWTFLRHSRSCHSRFKTQRFQNNERLASSFSTSGEGRAANEIPVQAAPPPVRVELTESSGRGVFAIRKIGAGELLHTAKPLVSYPSLSTIQRVCYFCLRKLKNTANDQSQSVAFCSENCENQAKAFLGVEVKADWVAFNDYCRSLGLKYPLLVKRFACMVISGAASANLLDILQPAILSPRMTSEMEEGFGLLKSAFKVANFPDEKMAFLTKQWYTGILARIRINAFRIECAGGLNEDLLQSAAASVETEAAVGNAVYMLPSFYNHDCDPNAHILWIENVDAKLMALRDVEEGEELRICYIDTSMDRGARQTFLSQGFGFHCTCLRCMSGD comes from the exons ATGTCAAACTGGACCTTTCTCCGCCACAGCCGTAGCTGTCATTCGCGGTTTAAAACGCAGCGTTTTCAAAACAACGAACGTCTAGCATCGTCGTTCTCCACTTCCGGCGAGGGCCGAGCTGCGAATGAGATTCCAGTCCAAGCAGCACCGCCCCCAGTCCGGGTCGAGCTCACCGAGTCATCCGGGCGAGGAGTGTTCGCGATTAGGAAAATTGGCGCCGGAGAGCTCTTACACACAGCCAAACCCCTCGTGTCTTACCCCTCTCTCTCTACCATCCAAAGGGTCTGTTATTTCTGTCTCAGAAAGCTTAAAAATACTGCCAATGATCAATCTCAAAGTGTTGCTTTTTGTAGCGAGAACTGCGAAAATCAAGCTAAG GCTTTCCTTGGTGTCGAGGTCAAAGCAGATTGGGTAGCCTTTAATGACTATTGCCG GTCTCTTGGTTTAAAATATCCACTCCTAGTAAAGCGGTTTGCATGTATGGTCATATCAGGAGCCGCATCTGCTAACCTTCTTGACATACTTCAGCCTGCTATCTTATCTCCTCGGATGACTTCAGAG ATGGAAGAAGGTTTTGGCCTGCTGAAGAGTGCCTTCAAAGTGGCAAATTTTCCTGATGAAAAGATGGCAT TTTTGACCAAGCAATGGTACACTGGAATTCTTGCACGGATTCGAATTAATGCATTTCGTATTGAGTGTGCTGGAGGACTTAATGAAGATCTTCTCCAATCAGCTGCAGCCTCTGTAGAAACTGAAGCTGCTGTCGGAAATGCCGTTTATATGCTTCCCTCATTCTATAATCACGACTGTG ATCCAAACGCCCACATCTTATGGATAGAGAATGTAGATGCAAAATTGATGGCTCTGCGTGATGTGGAGGAAG gTGAAGAACTTCGGATATGCTACATAGATACTAGTATGGATCGCGGTGCTCGTCAAACTTTCCTGTCCCAAGGGTTTGGTTTTCATTGCACTTGTCTAAGGTGTATGTCTGGTGATTAA